A window of the Proteus terrae subsp. cibarius genome harbors these coding sequences:
- a CDS encoding DUF805 domain-containing protein, with translation MTLQHWAFSFKGRIGRRDFWAGLGACFALFLGLFIINDVIYPLPTTVIWIVFLSILYPLCAIFTKRLHDRNKRGIWLLLLLLAVMLGLADTSSLEPFWQWAMGRFLPSFIGMIMLLDCGVFVGNDGENYFGKQAEQVNYRRWR, from the coding sequence ATGACCTTACAACATTGGGCATTTTCATTCAAAGGACGAATTGGGCGTCGTGACTTTTGGGCTGGTTTGGGTGCTTGCTTTGCGCTTTTTTTAGGCCTCTTTATTATCAATGATGTGATTTATCCATTACCTACCACTGTAATATGGATAGTATTCCTTTCTATTCTTTATCCGCTATGTGCAATTTTTACAAAAAGACTTCATGATAGAAATAAAAGAGGAATATGGCTTTTATTACTCCTACTTGCCGTGATGTTAGGATTAGCCGATACCAGTAGTTTAGAGCCATTTTGGCAATGGGCAATGGGACGCTTTCTTCCTTCTTTTATTGGGATGATCATGTTGCTTGATTGCGGTGTATTCGTTGGTAATGACGGTGAAAACTACTTCGGTAAACAGGCAGAACAAGTGAACTATCGTCGTTGGCGTTAA
- the tpiA gene encoding triose-phosphate isomerase, with amino-acid sequence MRHPLVMGNWKLNGSIHMVHELIAALRKEVSGVAGCDVAIAPPAVYLCQARHEIGGSRIALGAQDTGVNLSGAFTGETSAEMLKNVDVKYVIIGHSERRTYHKESDEFIAQKFGVLKELGLTPVLCIGETEAENEAGKTQEVCARQIDAVLNAHGAAAFKDAVIAYEPIWAIGTGKSATPAQAQAVHKFIRDHIAKKDAAIAEQVIIQYGGSVNDKNAAELFGQPDIDGALVGGASLKADAFAVIVKAAAQAKAKK; translated from the coding sequence ATGCGCCATCCATTAGTCATGGGTAACTGGAAACTCAACGGCAGCATTCATATGGTTCATGAATTAATTGCTGCATTACGTAAAGAAGTTAGCGGTGTTGCAGGTTGTGATGTTGCTATCGCACCACCAGCAGTTTACCTATGCCAAGCACGCCATGAAATTGGTGGAAGCCGTATTGCATTAGGTGCTCAAGATACAGGTGTTAACTTATCAGGAGCTTTCACTGGTGAAACTTCAGCAGAGATGCTGAAAAACGTTGATGTTAAATACGTTATCATTGGTCACTCTGAGCGTCGTACTTATCATAAAGAATCTGACGAGTTTATCGCTCAAAAATTCGGCGTGTTAAAAGAGTTAGGTTTAACACCAGTATTATGTATTGGTGAAACTGAAGCAGAAAACGAAGCTGGCAAAACTCAAGAAGTATGTGCTCGCCAAATCGATGCTGTGTTAAATGCACATGGTGCAGCAGCATTTAAAGATGCCGTTATCGCTTATGAGCCAATCTGGGCTATCGGTACAGGTAAATCAGCAACTCCAGCACAAGCTCAAGCTGTTCATAAATTTATTCGTGATCACATCGCGAAGAAAGATGCCGCTATCGCTGAACAAGTTATCATTCAATACGGTGGCTCTGTTAACGATAAAAATGCAGCAGAACTGTTTGGTCAACCAGACATCGATGGTGCATTAGTAGGCGGCGCTTCACTGAAAGCTGACGCATTTGCCGTTATCGTTAAAGCAGCAGCACAAGCTAAAGCGAAAAAATAA
- the fabG gene encoding 3-oxoacyl-ACP reductase FabG, with protein MFDLTGKIALVSGGAKGIGKGIVIALKNSGAKVIIADIDDAAGNKTKNELDVGFMHLDVTQQSACEKVVDDVVKEYGKLDILCSNTGIFPQATIKEMTEADWDKMHTVNLKGMFFLVKAALRVMEKQKQGRVIITSSITGAITGYPGWSHYGASKAGQLGFMRSAALEYARHGITINAVMPGNILTEGLQAQGEAYLNQMKASIPTHTLGEPEDIGYAAAFFASNEAKYITGQTIIVDGGQILPESPEALL; from the coding sequence ATGTTTGATTTAACGGGTAAAATCGCTTTAGTTTCAGGTGGTGCAAAAGGTATTGGCAAAGGTATTGTTATCGCACTAAAAAACAGTGGTGCGAAAGTGATTATTGCGGATATTGATGATGCTGCTGGTAATAAAACAAAAAATGAATTAGATGTAGGTTTTATGCATCTTGATGTCACTCAGCAATCCGCCTGTGAAAAAGTCGTTGATGATGTCGTAAAAGAGTATGGCAAGCTCGATATTCTGTGTTCCAATACTGGTATTTTCCCTCAAGCAACAATTAAAGAGATGACAGAAGCTGACTGGGATAAAATGCATACCGTAAACCTAAAAGGCATGTTCTTTTTAGTAAAAGCCGCACTTCGTGTAATGGAGAAACAAAAACAAGGTCGAGTGATCATTACCTCTTCCATTACAGGTGCGATTACTGGCTATCCGGGCTGGAGCCATTATGGTGCAAGCAAAGCAGGACAATTAGGCTTTATGCGCAGTGCAGCTCTTGAATACGCACGCCATGGCATTACCATCAACGCCGTGATGCCAGGAAATATCCTTACTGAGGGTTTACAGGCTCAAGGTGAAGCTTATTTAAATCAGATGAAGGCTTCTATCCCAACTCACACATTAGGTGAGCCAGAAGATATCGGCTACGCTGCCGCATTCTTTGCGTCGAATGAAGCAAAATATATTACAGGCCAAACAATTATCGTCGATGGCGGACAGATTTTACCTGAATCTCCAGAAGCGTTGTTGTAA
- a CDS encoding glycosyltransferase, whose product MKILHLINLQGFGGAERLFIEYLKNSSFQNEILCTSNSLNKNLLPELKHFNIKHANKIASTKIKYPSFLRKYVLTKKIEASKADVTLVWDFVPRLSRKPNNTSLVYYDHGCSWRYPLTKKTLDFFGMLNDAIAISTASKRVMELRFNTTYEPKKVINRLPLKPIEIAKTLHDDNQITLGTASRLVGLKGIGISILCLSELIKLNIKAKLIIAGDGEQRNELEELAIRNNVKDYISFIGYQSNMDTFYSDIDIYLSTPVTEPFGLSCIEALAQGIPVIFPNIDGQPEAIKDKYCGIGITPTLSIDEYHNLTGLDINFPYTVYDPTSDTLTSPKLISPQNCTTAVVEIINNYVTFSQNAIKCSEEAIDYNLFIREFEHAIKNSQS is encoded by the coding sequence ATGAAAATACTTCATTTGATTAATTTACAAGGGTTTGGTGGTGCTGAACGTTTGTTTATTGAATATTTAAAAAATAGTTCATTTCAGAATGAGATTTTGTGTACCAGTAACTCTTTAAATAAAAACCTACTCCCAGAGCTTAAGCATTTTAATATAAAACATGCCAATAAAATTGCTTCTACTAAAATAAAATATCCTTCTTTTTTAAGAAAATACGTCTTAACAAAAAAGATTGAAGCAAGTAAAGCTGATGTCACTTTAGTATGGGACTTTGTCCCAAGATTATCTAGAAAACCTAATAATACTAGTTTGGTCTATTATGATCATGGCTGTTCTTGGCGCTATCCTCTTACCAAAAAAACACTAGATTTTTTTGGTATGCTCAATGATGCTATAGCTATATCCACAGCATCCAAACGTGTCATGGAGTTGAGATTCAATACAACATATGAACCTAAAAAAGTTATTAACCGCTTACCATTAAAGCCTATTGAAATAGCAAAAACACTTCATGATGATAATCAAATTACTCTGGGTACAGCCTCTCGCTTAGTAGGATTAAAAGGAATAGGAATTAGTATTCTCTGCCTATCAGAATTAATAAAATTAAATATAAAAGCAAAATTAATTATTGCGGGTGATGGTGAACAAAGGAATGAGTTAGAGGAATTAGCGATACGCAATAATGTAAAAGACTATATCAGTTTCATTGGATATCAATCAAACATGGATACATTTTATTCAGATATCGACATTTATCTAAGCACTCCAGTAACAGAACCTTTTGGTTTATCTTGCATTGAAGCTTTAGCTCAAGGTATTCCAGTTATCTTCCCTAATATTGACGGCCAACCTGAAGCGATAAAAGATAAATATTGTGGTATAGGAATTACACCTACATTATCTATTGATGAATATCATAATTTAACAGGTTTAGATATAAACTTCCCTTATACAGTTTATGATCCCACTTCTGATACATTAACCTCACCCAAATTAATATCTCCCCAAAATTGTACTACGGCTGTAGTAGAAATAATTAATAATTATGTAACTTTTAGTCAAAATGCAATTAAATGCTCAGAAGAAGCCATAGATTATAATCTATTTATTAGAGAGTTTGAACATGCTATAAAAAATAGTCAATCATAA
- a CDS encoding DUF1454 family protein: MIKANTLSTLYLIIISIALCLPTSVFATEMSVAQKQPTKDDIAYLKQDAPVFEITIPELRAKFNQQNPLLSLNEYKIITNHDIAIPLVRAATRITPYLYSSAILERGSEKIKSLQLTLLHTPDSPELEKINREITTQYIITLVTQFDSSITSEQIQEALNLFAFKNQTSDYISHDVGAIRYIIVHEDDQLTTFAIEPIKLSLNSKIVSAIP; this comes from the coding sequence ATGATAAAAGCAAACACACTTTCTACGTTATACCTGATAATCATAAGCATTGCTCTTTGTTTGCCAACTTCTGTTTTTGCAACAGAGATGTCTGTCGCACAAAAACAGCCTACAAAGGATGACATCGCCTATCTTAAACAAGATGCACCTGTTTTTGAGATAACTATTCCGGAGCTAAGAGCAAAATTCAATCAACAAAATCCGTTGTTATCGCTTAATGAATATAAGATTATCACCAATCACGATATTGCGATCCCTCTTGTCAGAGCAGCAACACGGATCACGCCTTATCTCTATTCATCTGCAATACTAGAGCGCGGTAGCGAAAAAATAAAAAGTTTACAACTAACGCTACTCCACACCCCTGATTCACCTGAGCTAGAAAAGATAAATCGTGAGATTACGACACAATACATTATTACTTTGGTCACTCAATTTGACTCATCAATAACCTCAGAGCAAATTCAAGAGGCTCTCAATTTATTTGCATTTAAAAATCAAACTTCTGATTACATTAGTCATGATGTAGGTGCAATTCGCTATATTATTGTCCATGAAGATGACCAATTAACAACCTTCGCCATTGAACCGATTAAGCTTTCTTTAAACAGCAAGATCGTTTCAGCTATTCCGTGA
- the pfkA gene encoding 6-phosphofructokinase yields the protein MVNGIKRIGVLTSGGDAPGMNAAIRGVVRAALSEGLEVYGIMDGYMGLYENRMKKLDRFSVSDMINRGGTFLGSARFPEFREDNVRAVAIENMKQNELDALVVIGGDGSYLGAKKLTEAGFPCIGLPGTIDNDVAGTDYTIGYFTALETAVEAIDRLRDTSTSHKRISIVEVMGRYCGDLTLSAAIAGGCEFVVLPESELPFNRDELLAEIKAGIERGKRHAIVAITEHVCDVHELARFIEAETKHETRATVLGHIQRGGSPVAYDRILASRMGAYSVQLLLEGYGGRCVGIQNEKLVHHDIIDAVMNMKRVFKADWYETAKKLY from the coding sequence ATGGTCAATGGGATCAAAAGAATTGGGGTTTTAACAAGTGGTGGTGATGCACCAGGTATGAATGCCGCGATCCGTGGTGTTGTTCGTGCCGCACTAAGTGAAGGTTTAGAGGTTTATGGGATTATGGATGGCTATATGGGGCTATACGAAAATCGCATGAAAAAACTCGACCGTTTTAGCGTGTCAGACATGATCAACCGTGGTGGTACATTCCTTGGCTCTGCTCGTTTCCCTGAATTCCGCGAAGACAATGTACGTGCTGTTGCCATCGAAAACATGAAACAAAATGAGCTTGATGCCTTAGTGGTTATTGGTGGTGATGGTTCTTATCTAGGTGCAAAAAAATTAACGGAAGCAGGTTTTCCATGCATCGGCTTACCGGGCACAATTGATAATGACGTTGCTGGTACTGACTACACCATCGGTTATTTCACTGCATTAGAAACTGCCGTTGAAGCCATTGACCGCTTACGTGATACCTCAACGTCTCACAAACGTATCTCTATCGTAGAAGTGATGGGACGCTACTGTGGTGACTTAACACTGTCTGCGGCAATCGCTGGGGGCTGTGAATTTGTTGTTCTGCCTGAATCTGAATTACCATTTAATCGTGATGAATTGCTGGCAGAAATCAAAGCAGGTATCGAACGTGGCAAACGTCATGCTATCGTCGCAATTACCGAACACGTTTGTGATGTGCATGAATTAGCACGTTTTATTGAAGCTGAAACTAAACATGAAACACGTGCAACAGTATTAGGTCATATTCAACGAGGTGGTTCTCCAGTTGCTTACGATCGTATTCTTGCTTCTCGTATGGGTGCTTACTCTGTACAACTGCTATTAGAAGGTTATGGCGGTCGTTGTGTTGGTATTCAAAACGAAAAACTGGTTCACCATGATATTATTGATGCGGTTATGAATATGAAACGTGTCTTTAAAGCTGACTGGTATGAAACCGCGAAAAAACTGTACTAA
- a CDS encoding sulfate ABC transporter substrate-binding protein produces MFKQWGLLSAALVTLLFSNILWAKDIQLLNVSYDPTRELYQQYNPVFSQYWEQKTGDKVTIRQSHGGSGKQATSVINGIEADVVTLALAYDIDAIAQRGSIDKQWITRLPDNSAPYTSTIVFLVRKGNPKQIVDWDSLIKPGVSIITPNPKTSGGARWNYLAAWGYGLKANHQDSEKAKAFVQALYQQVEVLDSGARGATNTFVERGIGDVLIAWENEALLAINELGTDKFEIVTPSISILAEPTVSVVDKVVDKRGTREIATAYLNYLYSPEGQEIAAKNYYRPRDKVIAEKYQDSFPKLELFTLNEVFGDWQSAQKIHFATGGIFDEISRR; encoded by the coding sequence ATGTTTAAACAATGGGGTTTATTATCGGCAGCTTTAGTGACATTACTTTTTTCTAATATTTTATGGGCTAAAGATATTCAATTATTGAATGTCTCTTACGATCCGACAAGAGAACTTTATCAGCAGTATAACCCAGTATTTAGTCAGTATTGGGAACAGAAAACGGGAGATAAAGTCACTATCCGCCAATCACATGGTGGATCAGGAAAGCAGGCGACATCAGTTATCAATGGTATTGAGGCAGATGTTGTCACACTAGCCCTTGCCTATGATATCGATGCGATCGCCCAAAGAGGAAGTATCGATAAACAATGGATCACTCGATTACCCGATAACTCTGCACCTTATACTTCAACAATTGTTTTTCTGGTGAGAAAAGGAAATCCTAAGCAAATAGTCGATTGGGATTCATTAATTAAGCCGGGTGTTTCAATTATTACGCCTAACCCCAAAACTTCAGGAGGTGCAAGATGGAATTACCTTGCAGCGTGGGGCTATGGATTAAAAGCCAATCATCAAGATAGTGAAAAAGCCAAAGCCTTTGTTCAAGCACTTTATCAACAAGTTGAAGTATTAGATTCAGGTGCGAGAGGAGCAACAAATACATTTGTTGAGCGAGGCATTGGTGATGTATTAATTGCATGGGAAAACGAGGCTTTATTAGCAATTAATGAATTAGGCACAGATAAGTTTGAGATAGTCACACCATCAATATCTATTCTTGCAGAGCCTACGGTGTCGGTAGTGGATAAAGTTGTTGATAAACGAGGAACACGAGAAATTGCCACAGCGTACTTAAACTATCTTTACTCACCAGAAGGACAAGAGATCGCGGCAAAAAATTATTATCGTCCTAGAGATAAAGTAATCGCAGAGAAATACCAAGACAGTTTTCCAAAACTAGAACTATTTACACTTAATGAAGTTTTTGGTGATTGGCAATCTGCGCAGAAAATACATTTTGCGACAGGGGGCATATTTGATGAGATCAGTCGTCGTTGA